In a single window of the Notamacropus eugenii isolate mMacEug1 chromosome 4, mMacEug1.pri_v2, whole genome shotgun sequence genome:
- the RMC1 gene encoding regulator of MON1-CCZ1 complex isoform X3: protein MSEEEDYYLELCERPVHFEKANPVNCVFFDEANKQVFAVRSGGATGVVVKGPEDRNPISFRMEDKGEVKCIKFSLGNKILAVQRTSKTVDFLNFIPDCPQLEYTQECKTKNANILGFCWTSSTEIVFITDQGIEFYQVLPEKRSLKLLKSQNINVNWYMSCPESSVILLSTTVLGNVLQPFYFRAGTMSKLSKFEIELPAAPKSTKLSLSERDIAMATIYGQLHVLFLRHHSRTSNSAGAEVVLYHLPREGVCKKTHILKLNRTGKFALNVVDNLVVVHHQDTETSVIFDIKLRGEFDGTITLHHPVLPARSIQPYQIPMAGPASVTSQSPVPCKLYSSSWIVFQPDIIISASQGYLWTLQVKLQPVVNLLLDKGRLMDFLLQRKDCKMVILSVCSQMLSESDRGILPVIATVFDKLNHEYKKYLEAEQSYTMVVETGQSRSNPLLKRPVRTQAVIDQSDMYTHVLSVFTEKKEIPHKFVIAVLMEYIRSLNQFQIPVQACLLLSLESIYPPAHQLSLDMLKRLSTANDEIVEVLLSKHQVLAALRFIRGIGGHDNISARKFLDAAKQTEDNMLFYTIFRFFEQRNQRLRGSPNFTPGEHCDEHVAFFKQVFGDQALMKPSTF from the exons GTTTTTGCTGTCCGATCTGGTGGAGCCACTGGAGTGGTTGTTAAAGGGCCAGAGGATAGGAATCCCATCTCATTTAG GatggaagacaaaggagaagtGAAATGTATCAAATTTTCCTTGGGAAATAAGATATTGGCTGTTCAAAGAACCTCAAAGACTGTG gattttttaaactttatccCTGATTGTCCTCAGCTGGAATACACACAAGAATGCAAG ACAAAGAATGCCAATATACTGGGATTCTGCTGGACCAGTTCTACTGAAATAGTCTTCATAACAGATCAAGGAATTGAATTTTATCAG GTCTTGCCAGAGAAACGAAGCTTGAAACTCCTCAAAAGTCAGAATATCAATGTAAATTGGTACATGTCTTGTCCTGAGAGTTCAGTCATTTTGCTGTCTACCACTGTCCTTGGAAATGTTCTCCAACCTTTTTATTTCCGA gCTGGAACTATGTCGAAGCTATCCAAGTTTGAAATTGAATTGCCAGCAGCACCTAAGTCAACTAAACTCAGCCTTTCTGAAAGAGATATTGCAATGGCTACAAT CTACGGGCAACTCCATGTGCTCTTCCTGAGGCATCACTCCCGGACCTCAAACAGTGCTGGTGCAGAGGTTGTGCTCTATCACCTGCCACG AGAAGGTGTCTGTAAGAAGACCCATATATTGAAGCTGAATAGAACAGGGAAGTTTGCATTGAATGTAGTGGATAACCTGGTGGTGGTTCATCATCAAGATACTGAG ACATCTGTAATATTTGACATCAAGTTAAGAGGAGAATTTGATGGCACAATTACCCTCCATCATCCTGTACTTCCAGCTCGATCAATACAACCCTATCAGATTCCTATGGCAG GTCCTGCTTCTGTGACCAGCCAATCTCCTGTGCCCTGTAAACTTT ATTCATCATCCTGGATTGTCTTTCAGCCTGACATCATCATCAGTGCAAGTCAAG GTTACCTCTGGACTCTTCAGGTAAAACTTCAGCCTGTAGTAAATCTCTTGCTAGATAAAGGAAGACTGATggactttcttctccagagaaaAGACTGCAAGATGGTCATTTTGTCTGTCTGTTCTCAGA TGTTAAGTGAATCAGACAGAGGAATATTGCCTGTGATTGCCACTGTTTTTGATAAACTCAATCATGAGTATAAAAAGTACTTGGAAGCTGAGCAGAGTTACACAATG gTAGTGGAAACAGGGCAGAGCCGCAGCAATCCCCTTCTAAAAAGACCTGTTAGAACCCAAGCTGTTATTGATCAGTCTGATATGTACACTCATGTTCTTTCAGTATTCACAGAAAAGAAG gAGATACCTCATAAGTTTGTGATAGCAGTCCTAATGGAATATATTCGCTCTCTTAACCAGTTTCAGATCCCTGTTCAG GCCTGTCTGCTGTTGTCCCTTGAGAGTATTTATCCGCCTGCTCATCAGTTGTCTCTGGACATGCTAAAG aggCTTTCCACAGCCAATGATGAAATAGTAGAAGTTCTTCTTTCTAAGCACCAGGTGTTAGCTGCCCTAAGGTTCATCCGAGGTATTGGGGGACATGATAACATCTCTGCTCGTAAGTTTCTGGATGCTGCAAAGCAAACTGAAGATAATATGCTTTTCTACACCATATTTCGCTTTTTTGAACAACGAAATCAGCGTTTACGAGGGAGCCCAAATTTCACACCAG gAGAACACTGTGATGAACATGTTGCTTTTTTCAAACAGGTTTTTGGAGACCAAGCTCTAATGAAGCCTTCAACTTTTTGA
- the RMC1 gene encoding regulator of MON1-CCZ1 complex isoform X1: MSEEEDYYLELCERPVHFEKANPVNCVFFDEANKQVFAVRSGGATGVVVKGPEDRNPISFRMEDKGEVKCIKFSLGNKILAVQRTSKTVDFLNFIPDCPQLEYTQECKTKNANILGFCWTSSTEIVFITDQGIEFYQVLPEKRSLKLLKSQNINVNWYMSCPESSVILLSTTVLGNVLQPFYFRAGTMSKLSKFEIELPAAPKSTKLSLSERDIAMATIYGQLHVLFLRHHSRTSNSAGAEVVLYHLPREGVCKKTHILKLNRTGKFALNVVDNLVVVHHQDTETSVIFDIKLRGEFDGTITLHHPVLPARSIQPYQIPMAGPASVTSQSPVPCKLYSSSWIVFQPDIIISASQGYLWTLQVKLQPVVNLLLDKGRLMDFLLQRKDCKMVILSVCSQMLSESDRGILPVIATVFDKLNHEYKKYLEAEQSYTMVVETGQSRSNPLLKRPVRTQAVIDQSDMYTHVLSVFTEKKEIPHKFVIAVLMEYIRSLNQFQIPVQHYLHELVIKTLVQHNLFYMLHQFLQYHVLSDSKPLACLLLSLESIYPPAHQLSLDMLKRLSTANDEIVEVLLSKHQVLAALRFIRGIGGHDNISARKFLDAAKQTEDNMLFYTIFRFFEQRNQRLRGSPNFTPGEHCDEHVAFFKQVFGDQALMKPSTF; encoded by the exons GTTTTTGCTGTCCGATCTGGTGGAGCCACTGGAGTGGTTGTTAAAGGGCCAGAGGATAGGAATCCCATCTCATTTAG GatggaagacaaaggagaagtGAAATGTATCAAATTTTCCTTGGGAAATAAGATATTGGCTGTTCAAAGAACCTCAAAGACTGTG gattttttaaactttatccCTGATTGTCCTCAGCTGGAATACACACAAGAATGCAAG ACAAAGAATGCCAATATACTGGGATTCTGCTGGACCAGTTCTACTGAAATAGTCTTCATAACAGATCAAGGAATTGAATTTTATCAG GTCTTGCCAGAGAAACGAAGCTTGAAACTCCTCAAAAGTCAGAATATCAATGTAAATTGGTACATGTCTTGTCCTGAGAGTTCAGTCATTTTGCTGTCTACCACTGTCCTTGGAAATGTTCTCCAACCTTTTTATTTCCGA gCTGGAACTATGTCGAAGCTATCCAAGTTTGAAATTGAATTGCCAGCAGCACCTAAGTCAACTAAACTCAGCCTTTCTGAAAGAGATATTGCAATGGCTACAAT CTACGGGCAACTCCATGTGCTCTTCCTGAGGCATCACTCCCGGACCTCAAACAGTGCTGGTGCAGAGGTTGTGCTCTATCACCTGCCACG AGAAGGTGTCTGTAAGAAGACCCATATATTGAAGCTGAATAGAACAGGGAAGTTTGCATTGAATGTAGTGGATAACCTGGTGGTGGTTCATCATCAAGATACTGAG ACATCTGTAATATTTGACATCAAGTTAAGAGGAGAATTTGATGGCACAATTACCCTCCATCATCCTGTACTTCCAGCTCGATCAATACAACCCTATCAGATTCCTATGGCAG GTCCTGCTTCTGTGACCAGCCAATCTCCTGTGCCCTGTAAACTTT ATTCATCATCCTGGATTGTCTTTCAGCCTGACATCATCATCAGTGCAAGTCAAG GTTACCTCTGGACTCTTCAGGTAAAACTTCAGCCTGTAGTAAATCTCTTGCTAGATAAAGGAAGACTGATggactttcttctccagagaaaAGACTGCAAGATGGTCATTTTGTCTGTCTGTTCTCAGA TGTTAAGTGAATCAGACAGAGGAATATTGCCTGTGATTGCCACTGTTTTTGATAAACTCAATCATGAGTATAAAAAGTACTTGGAAGCTGAGCAGAGTTACACAATG gTAGTGGAAACAGGGCAGAGCCGCAGCAATCCCCTTCTAAAAAGACCTGTTAGAACCCAAGCTGTTATTGATCAGTCTGATATGTACACTCATGTTCTTTCAGTATTCACAGAAAAGAAG gAGATACCTCATAAGTTTGTGATAGCAGTCCTAATGGAATATATTCGCTCTCTTAACCAGTTTCAGATCCCTGTTCAG caTTACCTGCATGAACTTGTCATCAAAACACTGGTTCAGCACAACCTCTTCTACATGCTCCATCAGTTCTTGCAGTACCATGTCCTCAGTGACTCAAAGCCTTTG GCCTGTCTGCTGTTGTCCCTTGAGAGTATTTATCCGCCTGCTCATCAGTTGTCTCTGGACATGCTAAAG aggCTTTCCACAGCCAATGATGAAATAGTAGAAGTTCTTCTTTCTAAGCACCAGGTGTTAGCTGCCCTAAGGTTCATCCGAGGTATTGGGGGACATGATAACATCTCTGCTCGTAAGTTTCTGGATGCTGCAAAGCAAACTGAAGATAATATGCTTTTCTACACCATATTTCGCTTTTTTGAACAACGAAATCAGCGTTTACGAGGGAGCCCAAATTTCACACCAG gAGAACACTGTGATGAACATGTTGCTTTTTTCAAACAGGTTTTTGGAGACCAAGCTCTAATGAAGCCTTCAACTTTTTGA
- the RMC1 gene encoding regulator of MON1-CCZ1 complex isoform X2 has translation MSEEEDYYLELCERPVHFEKANPVNCVFFDEANKQVFAVRSGGATGVVVKGPEDRNPISFRMEDKGEVKCIKFSLGNKILAVQRTSKTVDFLNFIPDCPQLEYTQECKTKNANILGFCWTSSTEIVFITDQGIEFYQVLPEKRSLKLLKSQNINVNWYMSCPESSVILLSTTVLGNVLQPFYFRAGTMSKLSKFEIELPAAPKSTKLSLSERDIAMATIYGQLHVLFLRHHSRTSNSAGAEVVLYHLPREGVCKKTHILKLNRTGKFALNVVDNLVVVHHQDTETSVIFDIKLRGEFDGTITLHHPVLPARSIQPYQIPMAGPASVTSQSPVPCKLYSSSWIVFQPDIIISASQGYLWTLQVKLQPVVNLLLDKGRLMDFLLQRKDCKMVILSVCSQMLSESDRGILPVIATVFDKLNHEYKKYLEAEQSYTMVVETGQSRSNPLLKRPVRTQAVIDQSDMYTHVLSVFTEKKHYLHELVIKTLVQHNLFYMLHQFLQYHVLSDSKPLACLLLSLESIYPPAHQLSLDMLKRLSTANDEIVEVLLSKHQVLAALRFIRGIGGHDNISARKFLDAAKQTEDNMLFYTIFRFFEQRNQRLRGSPNFTPGEHCDEHVAFFKQVFGDQALMKPSTF, from the exons GTTTTTGCTGTCCGATCTGGTGGAGCCACTGGAGTGGTTGTTAAAGGGCCAGAGGATAGGAATCCCATCTCATTTAG GatggaagacaaaggagaagtGAAATGTATCAAATTTTCCTTGGGAAATAAGATATTGGCTGTTCAAAGAACCTCAAAGACTGTG gattttttaaactttatccCTGATTGTCCTCAGCTGGAATACACACAAGAATGCAAG ACAAAGAATGCCAATATACTGGGATTCTGCTGGACCAGTTCTACTGAAATAGTCTTCATAACAGATCAAGGAATTGAATTTTATCAG GTCTTGCCAGAGAAACGAAGCTTGAAACTCCTCAAAAGTCAGAATATCAATGTAAATTGGTACATGTCTTGTCCTGAGAGTTCAGTCATTTTGCTGTCTACCACTGTCCTTGGAAATGTTCTCCAACCTTTTTATTTCCGA gCTGGAACTATGTCGAAGCTATCCAAGTTTGAAATTGAATTGCCAGCAGCACCTAAGTCAACTAAACTCAGCCTTTCTGAAAGAGATATTGCAATGGCTACAAT CTACGGGCAACTCCATGTGCTCTTCCTGAGGCATCACTCCCGGACCTCAAACAGTGCTGGTGCAGAGGTTGTGCTCTATCACCTGCCACG AGAAGGTGTCTGTAAGAAGACCCATATATTGAAGCTGAATAGAACAGGGAAGTTTGCATTGAATGTAGTGGATAACCTGGTGGTGGTTCATCATCAAGATACTGAG ACATCTGTAATATTTGACATCAAGTTAAGAGGAGAATTTGATGGCACAATTACCCTCCATCATCCTGTACTTCCAGCTCGATCAATACAACCCTATCAGATTCCTATGGCAG GTCCTGCTTCTGTGACCAGCCAATCTCCTGTGCCCTGTAAACTTT ATTCATCATCCTGGATTGTCTTTCAGCCTGACATCATCATCAGTGCAAGTCAAG GTTACCTCTGGACTCTTCAGGTAAAACTTCAGCCTGTAGTAAATCTCTTGCTAGATAAAGGAAGACTGATggactttcttctccagagaaaAGACTGCAAGATGGTCATTTTGTCTGTCTGTTCTCAGA TGTTAAGTGAATCAGACAGAGGAATATTGCCTGTGATTGCCACTGTTTTTGATAAACTCAATCATGAGTATAAAAAGTACTTGGAAGCTGAGCAGAGTTACACAATG gTAGTGGAAACAGGGCAGAGCCGCAGCAATCCCCTTCTAAAAAGACCTGTTAGAACCCAAGCTGTTATTGATCAGTCTGATATGTACACTCATGTTCTTTCAGTATTCACAGAAAAGAAG caTTACCTGCATGAACTTGTCATCAAAACACTGGTTCAGCACAACCTCTTCTACATGCTCCATCAGTTCTTGCAGTACCATGTCCTCAGTGACTCAAAGCCTTTG GCCTGTCTGCTGTTGTCCCTTGAGAGTATTTATCCGCCTGCTCATCAGTTGTCTCTGGACATGCTAAAG aggCTTTCCACAGCCAATGATGAAATAGTAGAAGTTCTTCTTTCTAAGCACCAGGTGTTAGCTGCCCTAAGGTTCATCCGAGGTATTGGGGGACATGATAACATCTCTGCTCGTAAGTTTCTGGATGCTGCAAAGCAAACTGAAGATAATATGCTTTTCTACACCATATTTCGCTTTTTTGAACAACGAAATCAGCGTTTACGAGGGAGCCCAAATTTCACACCAG gAGAACACTGTGATGAACATGTTGCTTTTTTCAAACAGGTTTTTGGAGACCAAGCTCTAATGAAGCCTTCAACTTTTTGA
- the RMC1 gene encoding regulator of MON1-CCZ1 complex isoform X4, with protein sequence MSCPESSVILLSTTVLGNVLQPFYFRAGTMSKLSKFEIELPAAPKSTKLSLSERDIAMATIYGQLHVLFLRHHSRTSNSAGAEVVLYHLPREGVCKKTHILKLNRTGKFALNVVDNLVVVHHQDTETSVIFDIKLRGEFDGTITLHHPVLPARSIQPYQIPMAGPASVTSQSPVPCKLYSSSWIVFQPDIIISASQGYLWTLQVKLQPVVNLLLDKGRLMDFLLQRKDCKMVILSVCSQMLSESDRGILPVIATVFDKLNHEYKKYLEAEQSYTMVVETGQSRSNPLLKRPVRTQAVIDQSDMYTHVLSVFTEKKEIPHKFVIAVLMEYIRSLNQFQIPVQHYLHELVIKTLVQHNLFYMLHQFLQYHVLSDSKPLACLLLSLESIYPPAHQLSLDMLKRLSTANDEIVEVLLSKHQVLAALRFIRGIGGHDNISARKFLDAAKQTEDNMLFYTIFRFFEQRNQRLRGSPNFTPGEHCDEHVAFFKQVFGDQALMKPSTF encoded by the exons ATGTCTTGTCCTGAGAGTTCAGTCATTTTGCTGTCTACCACTGTCCTTGGAAATGTTCTCCAACCTTTTTATTTCCGA gCTGGAACTATGTCGAAGCTATCCAAGTTTGAAATTGAATTGCCAGCAGCACCTAAGTCAACTAAACTCAGCCTTTCTGAAAGAGATATTGCAATGGCTACAAT CTACGGGCAACTCCATGTGCTCTTCCTGAGGCATCACTCCCGGACCTCAAACAGTGCTGGTGCAGAGGTTGTGCTCTATCACCTGCCACG AGAAGGTGTCTGTAAGAAGACCCATATATTGAAGCTGAATAGAACAGGGAAGTTTGCATTGAATGTAGTGGATAACCTGGTGGTGGTTCATCATCAAGATACTGAG ACATCTGTAATATTTGACATCAAGTTAAGAGGAGAATTTGATGGCACAATTACCCTCCATCATCCTGTACTTCCAGCTCGATCAATACAACCCTATCAGATTCCTATGGCAG GTCCTGCTTCTGTGACCAGCCAATCTCCTGTGCCCTGTAAACTTT ATTCATCATCCTGGATTGTCTTTCAGCCTGACATCATCATCAGTGCAAGTCAAG GTTACCTCTGGACTCTTCAGGTAAAACTTCAGCCTGTAGTAAATCTCTTGCTAGATAAAGGAAGACTGATggactttcttctccagagaaaAGACTGCAAGATGGTCATTTTGTCTGTCTGTTCTCAGA TGTTAAGTGAATCAGACAGAGGAATATTGCCTGTGATTGCCACTGTTTTTGATAAACTCAATCATGAGTATAAAAAGTACTTGGAAGCTGAGCAGAGTTACACAATG gTAGTGGAAACAGGGCAGAGCCGCAGCAATCCCCTTCTAAAAAGACCTGTTAGAACCCAAGCTGTTATTGATCAGTCTGATATGTACACTCATGTTCTTTCAGTATTCACAGAAAAGAAG gAGATACCTCATAAGTTTGTGATAGCAGTCCTAATGGAATATATTCGCTCTCTTAACCAGTTTCAGATCCCTGTTCAG caTTACCTGCATGAACTTGTCATCAAAACACTGGTTCAGCACAACCTCTTCTACATGCTCCATCAGTTCTTGCAGTACCATGTCCTCAGTGACTCAAAGCCTTTG GCCTGTCTGCTGTTGTCCCTTGAGAGTATTTATCCGCCTGCTCATCAGTTGTCTCTGGACATGCTAAAG aggCTTTCCACAGCCAATGATGAAATAGTAGAAGTTCTTCTTTCTAAGCACCAGGTGTTAGCTGCCCTAAGGTTCATCCGAGGTATTGGGGGACATGATAACATCTCTGCTCGTAAGTTTCTGGATGCTGCAAAGCAAACTGAAGATAATATGCTTTTCTACACCATATTTCGCTTTTTTGAACAACGAAATCAGCGTTTACGAGGGAGCCCAAATTTCACACCAG gAGAACACTGTGATGAACATGTTGCTTTTTTCAAACAGGTTTTTGGAGACCAAGCTCTAATGAAGCCTTCAACTTTTTGA